Below is a genomic region from Hevea brasiliensis isolate MT/VB/25A 57/8 chromosome 3, ASM3005281v1, whole genome shotgun sequence.
CCTGCAGATGATCATTGGAGGCCATATGAGAGTGAACTGGGCTTTTTGTATGGGTGGTCTGCGTTATTAGGTTCAGGTTGGAGACCATAAGTTAGGCTTCACAACTAACTTTGGCATCCAATGCCATCCGCTGATGCCAATATTTTCAAAATCAGTCTGGTAATTGAACTGGTACGGGAAAAGGTTAAAAGAGTTTAAGATTTAATCCACatcaaattagggtttgataattTAAGATTTATACATTCTTCACAGTTTTGGTTTGGAGAGATCTTCAGTACAGGCTCATTGGTATTTTtactaaattataatatatataatatttttaaaagtattctaaaatttttaattgaaattttaaattttgatctATTAAAATTTTATGGCATAGTAAATatagaaaattttatatatttatgaaatatatatatatatatatatatatatataattttggccaaaaataataaaaaaaaaaaaaagcagaagATGGCTTcatgaaattgaaattttcaattttattttaaaagaaaaagataattGATAATGTAGAGAAGACAACGAAAGCTGGCTCCACCCAGAATGGAATTGTAGCCCTACAATTAAACATGAAAAGAATGTATAAATGTACAACTGGAAATTAATGGTGGAGAGTTttgattgataaaaatttaacaaTTTTATGGACCAGGGAGGCGACTGGCGGTGGACCAGCTTTAGCAATAGACTTCCCCAAGATGTTATTTGTCATATTGCAGCAGGTCTGCCACCGTTTAATTGTTTTGACGAAGATGCTATTTTCTGGGCACCTTCTTCTTTAGGTCGTTTTTCCTTCAAAACTGCGTATCTTCATTTGTTTCACGGAAATGGTAATATCTCTTCCCCAATTTGGGGAAAATTTGGAGGTGGATTAGGCCCCAAAGGGCAAGGATGTTCTATGGCTGATTCTGAATAATGGTTTGTTAACCAATTTGGAGAAATGCAGAAGGCATTTTGGGTGTTTCCTTTTATGTTCTTTGTGTTCTGCTGATGTTGAGTCTCTTGGATTTGAAGGAAGAAAAAACTAAGAAAGTTAAGAGAGATTTATATTAGAACAAGTAGAAGAGAAGAAAACACAATTTCATTACTAAAACAGAGGATTTACATACATACATTCGaagattttttctttattttctttctcattttgttAGTTCTCTCAAAACTCTTCTTTAACTCTCTGCACTCTCTCCTTCTTCCAGCAGCAACCTCTTCCTTTTTATAGGAAAATATTGCTTTCTTTTCTAAACTAATGCCATACTTACACCATGCATATGTATGACTCTTTTCTTTACTTGTACACATCTTGAGGGATTGTCCAATGACTGCGAATGTCTGGCGGAGACTCCGGCCGCCCATGAATTGGGATTTCTTTTGTGGTCCAAGTTTATCTGTTGAGGATTGGATTTCTTCTAATTTGAGCAATTTCGTTCTGTTTGTCCAACGATTGCCATAGAATCTCTTAATAGGTGTAGGCTGGTGGCACTTGTGGCATTCTCGAAATGATTTTATGTTTAATAATAAATTTCTGGGAGTAGATGGTTTGGTGAATGAGATCCTTCTTATTGCGACCTTTTAAAATAGCTTTTAACAAAGTTTCAGTTAATTTGTTCGGTTGTCCTCGAGAACCTCTCTCTGTTAGTTGGAAGCTCCCACCAGCTCATTTCTTTAAGATCAACACAAATggatattttcataatttttctgGGCAGGCGTTTGGTGGATTCGAAATTGGTCGGCAATTGGGTCAGCGGTTTTGTTTCTAACTTGGATAAATGCTAGATTGTCAAAGCTGAGCTATGGGCAATGTTTCATGGATTGCAGTTAGCCGAAGGCTTGGGAATTTCTAATATAATTGCTGAATGTGATAAACTTGTGTGTAGTCAATATGCTTTCTGGTTCGATTAGTCCCATTGGCATTGGCAATTGTGTATCTTTAGTTAAATCCATTCAGCTGCTTTTGCAAAGTTTCTCTCAAGCTCGGGTTCTGCACGTGTACAGGGAGGGTAATTTTGCTGCAGATTGGCTACATACTTCAGCTGCTTCTTATCTTTTGGGTTTTCATGTTCTTAGTGACCAACCTGTTGGCCTTGTTTCTTGGCTTTCCCACTGTTTCTATTCTAGtctgtatttaaaaaaaaagtttcaaGTGCTAATAACTAGTTTCTTTTCTTTGAGTCTAATGCAAGCTGCTTCTTTACTTTCAATATCACAAATACACAATCCATTAACTGCAAAACAAACCACATTTTAAAAAGAAGGATACAGTGGAAGAAGAAGACGATTTGGGGTCAGACCTCATGTGAAAAACAAGCTCCAATCAAAATAAGTGTTCTTGTGATATCTTTCAATTTCAAAACTTGAATGTACTCTCACATTGGTCACCTTCTTTTGTGTCGTTGCCCAATGCCCACCAATATAAACGCAACTTGCATTCTACTTACATTGAAGATTAGATTTCATTTATGcttaaaaaaaaatgttgaatCTAAAACAATCGCATTGGTTTGTTCAGTGTAGAGTCACCAAAAAGAATTATTGTTTTCTTTATATTAAATAAAGTTGTtagaataataaatatttttatataaaagtaagAAGCCATGATTTACATTGATGTCCTACAATCTTGTATTTGCAGCAACTTAATTATTCACTTGTCCCTTcttttttcttcataaaaattgtacaaTTTTAGGCTCTAAAAATCAGAAACAGTGGTAAGGTGGAGATGGctcttctcttctctttctttctcctGTAGTTTTGGCCCTTGCTTAGGATTAAACTCATTAAGCTGCTACCAGAGGAAAAGAAAATGACTGCTGCAAAGGAAGACAAAAGATTGAGGTGGGTTCATGCTaaatctctcttcttcttcttcttctcgttTCTCACATTGTGATATGGGCCATCTCTCAGtgaaaagaagaaaatggaagTAGAGGATAGCTTGAGGACTTTAGAATGTCTAAGAGGAAGATTGCTTGCAGAGAGACAAGCTTCAAGGGTTGCTAAAGAGGAAGCACAGCTCATGGGTAATAAGGTCTGCTCTTTTCCTTTGTTGGGTACTTATTGATCCATGTTACCGCATGAAGTATATTATCTACAGGGTACTCATTCTGATATCTCTGGTTTCTTTATTACAGTTGATAGAGCTGGAGAACAAACTCAGAGAAGAGACCAAACTGAGGCAAAAAGCTGAAAAGAAGCTTAAATTTTTGAAGAAGAAGCTCGAGTCCCTGAAAATTTCTCCCGCATTAGAGGAATTAGATCAGTCAGATTCATATGAGAATTGTGGGTCTTCTTGCACATCATCTGCTACTACTTCAGGCCCCAAAGACCAAGAATCCGTGACAAAGGCCCAAGACTTTGAAGATATGAAGGAGAATGTCCAAGACACAGCTGCATCTATTCAAAATCATTCTAGTCTTCCCACTGAAAGCAGTTCAAGCACTCGAGATACTTTAGATACCAACTATGATTCTAACCTCAAAGATTCTCTGCTACCCAAATCTAGATACCAGTGCACTCCAAGTTGTCAAGATTCAAAGGCAGAAACTCAGAGGTAAAGCAATGtccttttttatttatattttcttaaaatGTCCTTATGTATACTAACTCATATTTGCATGATGGGATTTGTTTAAGCTAAGTATTGATGAATTCTGATTATGTAtggtaatagtaataataataatgcatTCAGCTATTCAAAGTTAGAAGCTCCTATGGAGAGTAATGAAAGAAGAAGTGAGAGTGATAATGAGGACTATGTGGATAACTCATTGGCATTAGTTCCTGTGGCTTTTGAGTACTATGGCAGAACCCACCAAGATCAGTGAGTTGAAGGTAGTGAACAAAAGCATTAGTGAAGTGCAAGAGAAAATATACAAAGCTCAATGGACAGAAGAAACATGATTAGAGTTGGGCCAATTTGAATGATGCATGTGTGTTAATAGTAATGATGTTAGTTATATAAAACACATAGAGCAGAAAGGGACACTAGGGTAATGATCCTTAATTAATGCTCTTTTTGCTCTGAAAGAAAATGGCCAAAACAAAGATTAGGGGCCGAGTGCTGGCCAAATTTACTATTGCATTTAATGGAGACCGTAAAGCTATGTAATTGTGAGCATGTAAATTCTTGGACATTTTCTGTCAAGATCAGGATGCTTTAATCTGGGTCCCAACTCTGTTCCTACTTTTTGattgacttaaaaaaaaaaaaaatttgattgaaTCTTTATGGTCGAGTGCAGTCAGTTGACTGAGCACcttcgtttttttttttcttcccccTTGAATATACATATTAATGATGCCCACAGTACAAGGCCCTTGTTCTATTCATTTGGGCTGAAACCAAATCAAACCAGATGGCCATGAATAACAGGTCGTGGGTTATGGATTGGAACCTGGGAGGCTCTGTCCATCCAGAAGCTGTTTATCATGGGAACATTTTTTGCCGTTAAATTGACTGAGGTAAACCACCGGTAATAATAGATGAATTTTAATTCAATGATATTatatttattcctttaaaaactaTAAGATCCAATAACAGAAAAACCTTTAAAACAAGTATAGGTGTTTATTTCTTATGCTTCAGAAGCAGTGGAGAGCTCGGTCCACAACTAAACCTTCAACATTTGTTTTTGTTTACTCAAAAGACGCAAGTATTGCCTACTTATTAAGCTCCCAATGCTCCTTACAAAATGAAAAAGGGAGAAAAATCAAAGCATTAATCTTGTTCCTCCCATTTCAACGAGATATGTGTGAATCTTAATTACTTAAAATACGTATGGAAGtcataaaattaaagaattatataggatatattctaaaAAAATCCCAAATCACCAGTATATATGCACGTGCACATACATGTATCATACAAGCCTCTCCATATAATATAGCGTTGCCCCATTGCCTGCTGATGATATCCATTGACTGAGAATATCAGGCAGCACGAACTGACATCCATTGTCTTCTTGTAACCATCCAATAAATTATACGTTAGTTTACGCCATTCGGtgggtggtggtggtgggggGGTTGTATTTTGATGGTGGGTTGTGGCAGATGACATATGAAATGAGCCTATTTTTACTGACAAGGAAGTTTCCCAGTTGCAGACCAAGTTGGTGGAATCATATGCATTAGCTGTTTGGTGATGTTCTAGTGCATGTACCTCTCTTCAGTTTCTCTGCTGTACCCTGTTTGTCTATCCTGGCCCTGTTATGGAGATTAGACCCattgatcttttttttttccccttttccttttctcttttcccTGTAATAATGATGAAGGAAAGGAAGACCCATCCATCTTTGTTCCATGCAACAAGAACGTACAAAAATGTGGGacaatatggatcctgcttcgagGTACCTAGCTACTTAGAACACGCATGCATAAGCAAGTTTTTGGTTTTTCATCTGGCTTTAATTCCGACTTGAACTCGAGACATcgtaacataattataaaaattactcCATTGAGTaaaacttattaatgtatacactATAATTTTAACGATGAGGGTTTCTTTGGTTTTATTAATTTTTCCAAGTGCATGTGCTTACTTAGAATTCATATTTTACAACCGTCTGACGACTGAGGATGCAATCTATCCTAAAGCCAAGAAATGGATTATGatttaacttcttttttttttttttcaatgcaattgaagaagagaagggaagcCATAGAAACCCCACTAGGCCACAGAAACTTAAAACACAGAAGacaaagcaacatgagaacaacaATGTCAAgcattttaatttaaaatctctTTATTTTCCAATCCTTGGATCTCATCAGAAATAAAGATCTTGTACCTAAAAACTCCAAAGCCTTCTCTTATCCATTCCTCCCATTTATCTCTCTGATCTCAGACCAGACTCTGCCAATACCAAATCCATGTTTTCTTCTATATGTTTTTTTGAAATATGGCACACATGGAAGGACCAAACGTGCACTAACCAGATTCAAGGTGCATAGCACTTTCTCTAAACTCACATAAAAGCCATTGCCTTCTTGTCTCAATGTCCACTTATCAGTTCACTTAGCCCATACgcttttggtctttatttatgaaTTGTACTTATTGACGCTGTCCGGTTTAAATGACTATATAGCTTCACTTTTCAATTCATTGTTTTCTTAGATTGGCTTCTATGAACATATCCATTGCTGGGTCTTTtgcataaatataaatatatacgtTGTATCCTAATCTTGTAGTCATCGGTTGCGATCTCTTAAAAATGGTTAAACCGTGTTGGAGACCTCGTGTTGACGATGATGCCAGCGGAAAGGTTGATGGATTGGTGTGGTACAAGGACTTGGGGAACCATCTTTATGGAAAGTTCTCAATGGCTGTTATTCAAGCCAACAATTTATTGGAGGACCAAAGCCAGCTTGAATCAGGGCCTTTGAGCTCTTGCAATTCAGGTCCTCAGGGAACTTTCATTGGGGTATATGATGGACATGCTGGAATTGAGGCTTCAAGGTTTATCAGTCACAATCTTTTCTCCAATTTCAAGGGTATGTTTCAGCCTTAATTGTTCTGATAATGTTACTGGTAAAGCTAGTTCTGTTGTCTGATCTGTTCAAAATCAGTTAATAGTGTTGACATAATATTTTGTCCGAccgaaaataattttttaaaaaaataaaaataaaataaaatagaaaagtaaagaaaaaacaATCAATCTATTAATTGACATTTTTTATTTCAatctttcctttttttattttattttctttttttagttttggttctcaaatagtaattttatttttattatttaattaaaagtgcAAATTAAAAGGTTTGTTTGAattcaattttgattttaatttcaatctTGAAATTCATTTTACATTTTCAATTTAtcctaaattttatttatttattatagggAAAAGAAATATTCTATTGGGTTTTAATTTGTTGACATTAAATTTTAGTTATACAATTTTGTTTTgaagaaacaaaagaaaataaaatcaattaatgatgaattaattttattaaatttcctAAACTTTTTATCTACCTGTATAAGGAAACTCTTCATTTTTCCTTTGATTGCTCTCTTGAAAACAACTTAGCTCCATGTGAAAAGAGAAACATTTTCACTCCCTTTGACTCTCTCGAAAAAACAGAAGCTTCTCTTTAAAATGGGAGAACGAATcatctccaaaaaaaaaaatgttgtctCCTCCAAGATTTCATTCTTGCATCAGCTTTCTTCTGTCCAATTCTCAGTTTTGCTCCAAAGATTAAGGTCTCTTTCTTGATCTCAAACAACTCTATTAGATtaattttcattcaattttaatgggttttgttaaaataaataaatttatggctTTAATAAGATGATATTTGAAATTTGTAGCTTTAAAATTCAGGTTGTTTTAGTTGTTGAGTTGATTTCTTTTTACTTTGATAGTGATTGAGAAAATGAAACATTGATTGTTATTTATTGGTAATCAATTATAATGCTGGGTAAATTGAAAATGTACTTTGCTAAATGATTTATTGATATATGAATTGACTATTCAATTTTCTATGAGTTTAAAAATTATCTATCATGTTGAAATGAAATGTACGTGTTCGGATTATGTGTAATTTACAGAGTGTGAAAAACTTGTTAATTCATTTTAGATCTcatcaattaatttttatttatttacttttattatttttttttcttttcttttttgttgaGTCCAAATATAAGGCTCTTTTACATCCGGGTTATGGTTTGGAtagataatttatttaaaaaaatagtaaGAGTTCCATTGTAaatactaaaaataaatattaaataaatgaaattaaaattaattaaaattttaaatttactaatattttcatcataaatcttgaaaaacaaagtaaataaacaaattaaattaaagtaaaatttaaatatcggaggtctaatgataatttcatcttaTACCCTGTTTGTcatgaatttaaaattaattattctagGTTTATTGATAAGTGCATCTTAGActttgtaattaaaaatattaattaaaagattGATTGGAATTTATTGATAATTTGATTATAAATcctaaaaacaaaaaaataaaataaaaatgagcaaATTGGATTAATGGAACAAGATCTTCGGTCTAATGATAATTGTATCATAGACCTCACAAAATCATATTAATTTATTAGGCTTATtgataattttatcataaattctaaagataaaaatctaaattaaaactttggggtttaattgtaatttcactactTTAAAtcctatttaaaaaaattataattaatgttTTAGGTTTAATGGTAATGTTACCCTAtacctattaaaataaaataattaatctaaATTGTGAGTTTTAATGGGAAATTCTTCTTAAGCCCTATTAAAGTCCAATGgaaatgaattaattaaatctttgagTTTATTGATAATTTCATCGTAGACCTTAATTAGTATTTGATGGTAATTTCAACTTAAACATATTTTTAAAAAGAAATCAATCGTTAATTAAAATTTGTTGGGTTGGTTGATAGTTTCATCACCTAAATATAAGATATAATCTTGAACTCCATaacaataaactaaaataaaaaattaaaaataattggagGTCTAATGATAGTTTCATTTTAGACcttattaattacaaaattagaaataaatattttaagtcTAATGATAATTGTATCTTAAACCTCATGATTTTAAAATCTCAGGGTTGTTAGgatttaatgataatttcattttaaatcCTACGAATTTAAAAATGAAGCATATAAAATTTGTTAGGGTTTAGTGATAACTTTATTTTAAATCCTATAAGTCAAATAGTTAAGACTTTTTTAGAGtttaatgataatttcatcttaaactctataaatcaaataaaattaaaataataaaatctttgagaaatttaatgataatttcatcttaaatcccataaaatgaaataaaatgaaaattttaggttCGATGATAATTGCATCTTGAACCTAAAATTAATAAGTAATAGTTTATTAGGTGTGATGATAATAcccaataaatcaaaataattaaaagtaGCGATAGATGTAATAGATAACATTATTCTTGTGATATGAATTATTTGGCTGATTGAGAGCTGCAAATAGAAAGAAAATTTGACTTTGGGGGCATCTTGTTAAATCTTTCGATCAACTTGTAAGTAACATATGTGTTCAATttataaattacatttcattaataattAAGCGCACCACACACATAACACCATCAGTTATTTAGACACCGATGATGGGATCAATAATGAAGAGTTGAAAGTTTTCACAATCTATTGGAATTCCTAAGAACTAAATGACACATTTCTTGGTATTAaagttttaattaagaaaaaaggAGGAAATTAATAAAATGTTAAGTAGGCATCACTTGCATCACATCTATGTTTGACtccttttaacaatatttatatttaataaaataactgaaactttttaaaataaaactaaaatttaatttcttaaaaataattggcttctatttttttaataatgtgaattaaaaaaaaataaaattaaaaatcttaaaaccaattatctattttaaaatccattttcaatttcaaacatattttaattttcaagttaatctaatttctaaaaattttaatttataagtcaattttttaagataatttcaTTTTAGGCAAGATTTTATTtcaacaaatttaatttttaaagcccaatttaattttcaaaccaaatttaattttcaaataaaatttcattagaTTATTCGTCAAATTTAGAAATTTAGAAGCCTCtttaaaataaaaagtttttaaaaataaacataaaacaaaaatcaaattaagtcaaaattcattttTAGGGTCGCTTGACTTACTTGTGTATTTGACTTACCCTAATAGTGAGATATTTAAGCGTTTCTACATTTATATATCCTATCAAATGCAAGGAACCAATATTAAGCTCTATTTCAAATTATTGACATTAATTCATTTGAGCACATCCTTAAATTCATCCATCTCTTAggggtgcttaacaccttccccCACACGTATAAAGACCCCGAACCTTGAATCTCTGGAATAGAAGAAGTTTCgaaaatataataaaaggttttctctatttttccTGCAAAAATTAGAATGGCGACTTCTTACATTTTCACACTTCAGTGTGAATTGCCTGACAACCGCAAAACACGTTGCGACAAATAGCAATAAAAAGATCCTATGCACTCAGTCGCTTGAGTTTAGATGGTTCTCATGTACAAGTGCAGGCATTGTTTCCAAATTCTAAGAGCTTGCGTATCTATTCAGGATGTAACTTTACCATCAGAAAGCTAAATCCTTGCAGTTACTTTATGATGCAGCATTGGTGTCTAAGCAGCAGGACGTATCAGGAAACGTTATTAAGAGAGCTTTTTCAGCAACAGAAGAGGACTTTGTTTCTCTTGTGAGAAAACAGTGGCTCAATAGACCCCAAATAGCATCGGTAGGATCTTGCTGTTTAGTGGGAGTTGTATGCTATGGACAGTTGTATATTGCGAATGCTGCAGACTCTCGGGCAGTCTTGGGGAGAGCAGAAACAGGAAAACTGAGAGTTAAAGCCATGCAATTATCTAGGGAGCACAATGCAAATATAGAATCTGTTAGAAATGAACTTCGATCTTTACATCCTGATGATTCCCAGATTGTTGTCTTGAAGCACAAAGTGTGGTGTGTCAAAGGCATCATACAGGTAATTTCCATTCCTAGAGCACAAAAACTATCTGTATACCATAAATGTTGTTTGTACTAAATTGATCAACCATTTTGGATTTCTTGATGAGTTATCATTGCAGGTTTCAAGATCCATTGGGGATGCCTATCTTAAAAGGGCAGAATTCAACAAAGATCCTCTACAGTCCAAGTACAGATCGGCTGAACCATTCCACAAGCCAATCCTCAGTTCAGAGCCATCAATCTTAGTCCATAAACTCCAATCAGAAGATCAGTTCCTCATATTTGCTTCTGATGGTTTATGGGAGCATCTTAGCAACCAAGAGGCTGTTGAAATTGTGCAAAATTTCCCTCGCCATGTAAGTTCAATCCTCACTTCCATGTTTTGCAAAATAGATTTTATTACCTTAACCACTGTTGCGTGAATATTATTATAGTACATATACAACACTACCCAGATTATTAGCATCAATTGTAATCACCTCAAGATCTCCACTACCATGGATTTTTCTTTGCTGGTTTTTATGGCTAAACGACGTTAGTTTTTATCCTGCAAGAAAAATCTGAAATTAACTAATCCATTATAATACAAATAATGGTATGGCTTcgggaaagagaaaaaaaaaatagtatggAGCATATGTTGCCTCAAACCATTAACCAAAGCATGTTTTGATTTCAATGCAGGGAATAACCAAAAGACTCGCTAAAGCTGCACTTAAGGAAGCAGCCAAAAAAAGGGAAATGAGGTATTCAGATTTGGAAAAAATTAAACCAGGGTTGAGAAGACATTTTCATGATGATATCACAGTCGTGGTTGTGTTCGTAGATTCTCACATAATCAACAGAAGCTTGTCTAATAGTTATCCATTTTCAATTCGAAGAGGGGTCCCCAGCCCAACTGAGTTACAGTCAGCAAGATTCAGTGCATTACCTAGAACTACAATTGCTAAAATGTTCACTTAACAAAGATTGATTTTCTTTGAGCTTTACCTGAAACTCCATTTAGAGAGCCAAGATTGGCTCTGGTTGATTTGGGCGCAGAAAATTGGATGTGAAAACAAAGTTAAAATACATGTTATTGTATAGATATTAAACCGAGCAACCAGTAGTAGCTTGTTTACCGTACCAATCAAAATTGTTGATGTCAAGT
It encodes:
- the LOC110655002 gene encoding probable protein phosphatase 2C 38 translates to MVKPCWRPRVDDDASGKVDGLVWYKDLGNHLYGKFSMAVIQANNLLEDQSQLESGPLSSCNSGPQGTFIGVYDGHAGIEASRFISHNLFSNFKALVSKQQDVSGNVIKRAFSATEEDFVSLVRKQWLNRPQIASVGSCCLVGVVCYGQLYIANAADSRAVLGRAETGKLRVKAMQLSREHNANIESVRNELRSLHPDDSQIVVLKHKVWCVKGIIQVSRSIGDAYLKRAEFNKDPLQSKYRSAEPFHKPILSSEPSILVHKLQSEDQFLIFASDGLWEHLSNQEAVEIVQNFPRHGITKRLAKAALKEAAKKREMRYSDLEKIKPGLRRHFHDDITVVVVFVDSHIINRSLSNSYPFSIRRGVPSPTELQSARFSALPRTTIAKMFT
- the LOC110655000 gene encoding uncharacterized protein LOC110655000 isoform X2 translates to MTAAKEDKRLSEKKKMEVEDSLRTLECLRGRLLAERQASRVAKEEAQLMGNKLIELENKLREETKLRQKAEKKLKFLKKKLESLKISPALEELDQSDSYENCGSSCTSSATTSGPKDQESVTKAQDFEDMKENVQDTAASIQNHSSLPTESSSSTRDTLDTNYDSNLKDSLLPKSRYQCTPSCQDSKAETQSYSKLEAPMESNERRSESDNEDYVDNSLALVPVAFEYYGRTHQDQ
- the LOC110655000 gene encoding uncharacterized protein LOC110655000 isoform X1, translated to MTAAKEDKRLSEKKKMEVEDSLRTLECLRGRLLAERQASRVAKEEAQLMGNKLIELENKLREETKLRQKAEKKLKFLKKKLESLKISPALEELDQSDSYENCGSSCTSSATTSGPKDQESVTKAQDFEDMKENVQDTAASIQNHSSLPTESSSSTRDTLDTNYDSNLKDSLLPKSRYQCTPSCQDSKAETQSNNNNAFSYSKLEAPMESNERRSESDNEDYVDNSLALVPVAFEYYGRTHQDQ